The Cotesia glomerata isolate CgM1 linkage group LG9, MPM_Cglom_v2.3, whole genome shotgun sequence region aaattggatttttttattataagaatttttcgaggatttttttaaattattaattttgataatagttatttttttagaattaattgagACATGTTTAAGTTTTGGGACACGGCTTAGAATTGGGACATGGTCAATCAGTAGAACAAGGTGATTATTTAGAGGATATTCAATGAGTTAAGGTTGAGAATTTGGACGTTGTTAATAAATGGGACATTTTTCTTATGATGTGGTCCATTAATTGGGACATggtaaaaaatgaaacatttttaataattgaaacgATAAAAATTgagacaaaattattatttaaaatatgatTGATAATTAGACCATCGTCCATATTTGGCACATGGTTGAAAAATgggacattttttaaaattgaaaagtttttaataattgggacaaaattattatttaaagtatgATTAAACCATGGTCCATATTTGGGACGTGGTCAAAAAATaggacatttaaaaaaattgaatcgtTGTTCTTAATTGGGAcgaaattgttattttaaataagattGATAATTGGGCCATGGTCCATATTTGGGACATCGTCATTAAAtgggaaatttttaaaaattaaaaaatttttaataattgggacaaaattgttatttaaagtATGATTGAACCATGGTCCATATTTGGGACATGGTCAAGAAATGAgacatttttaagaattgaaacattgtttttaattgggacgaaattgttatttaaagtAAGATTGTTAATTAGGCCATGGTCCATATTTGGGCTATGCCAATGAAACGAGAGAGTTTTAATCATGGAACGTTGGTAATAATTGGGAAATAATTGTCATTCGATATAGGATTGATAAATGAGCCATGGTCCATAATTGGGACAAGGTTAAGAAatgtgacatttttaaaaattgaaacttgGTTAATAATTGGGACTAAATTGTTGTTTAAAATATGATTGATAATTGGACCATGGTCCATATTTGGGACATATTACGAaaactaatgaaaaaaaaaacattaaattattttttaaatttatttattacgcataaatttttcttccatcATTAAATATACTATATAATACAGTtatattgaagaaataataaattataaattataaattaatatatccATTAATTAATACTATTAATAGTTTCgttaattacttaataaattaatatctagTAGTATAATCAtagttcattaattattacatataatCATATTAATATCCACTACTGACAGAGTCCGTATTTTGAtctttaattacttattaattaccatcattaatcattaatcatttaatgCAAGGgcgttattaattatttatttatatttattacgagaattattaataatattgtaaattttagataaatgaTAATCttgataattactttttttttaatgataatttttttttctttcatactATCTACAATTAATGttcgtacaatttttttttaatgtaaaatatgtttaatttactaattacGATATGATTTCATCACTCCGtccttttgaaaaaaaaaaaccaaaaataaataaataaaaaaaaaaattttttttttcgatgtttaAAACCttgatagattttttttattgtaaatataagcaattatttacatattttttaatttcgacaaaaaaaattacaaaaaaaaaagtttttataaattgatatatttacaattgattaatcattaatcattaattaattgttagttattaataatttatttacttaatattaattattttgattcacGCATCGGGAGATACTTtcatacatattttatttcaagtcaTACATGTTATATCACACATTCACATTACCGCTgatgatataattattaaataaataattaatagaaaaataataattattaatttattttcgcATTAATTGTTAAGTTAACTATTCGTAgatattcttttttaattagacgtatatttcaaattttgtgcCATTTTCGCGCTATCTGATTGGTTAATGGATTAATGGACTATTGATTGGTCCATTAGTAGCGCCATCTAGTAGATTACATCACTATGTTGTTTCCAATGGATATTTTTTGTGATGTTAGATGATAATTATGATACTTGGGGAAGTAATGGTATCCATTAATAGACCAATTAATGGAATTTATTGGACTATTGTAATTACTGAGTGAGATTTAGACGTTATGACTAAAGAGAAAGTCATTAACGGATTCTATTTATTGGATTTTTAATGGATATAATTGATTTGGTTTTTAATGGaatctattaattatttaatagatttcaTTAATTAGATATTTAATGGATTCTATGGATTAGAAATTAAAGAAATCtattaattagatttttagtGGATTCCATTAATTGGATTTCTAATGAATTCCATTAATTTGGTATTTAATGAAATCTATGAATTATCTAATGGATTCCATTAATTAGATATTTAATGGATATTATGGGTTGGATATTTGATGGtatctattaatttaattttaaatggaTTCCAttaattggatttttaatagattctattaattgaattttaaatagatttaattaattaaatttttagtggaTTCTATTAATTTGgtatttgataaatatctattaattattcaatggattccattaattatatatttaatggatTCTAtggattataaattaatgaaatctatttattagatttttaatgGATTCCAttaattggatttttaattatttccattAATTTGGTATTTCATGGAAtctactaattatttaatggatTTTATGGGTTGGATATTTAATAGAAtctattaattgaattttaaataaattccattAATTGGATTTTTGATGGATTCTATTAATAGGATTTTTAATGgatttaattagatttttaaaggATTTCATTGATTACATATTTAATGGATTCCATTAATTTggtatttaatgaatttgattaattaggtatttaataaattccaTTAACTAGATAGTAAATAGATGtcattaatttagaaaaaaatggaATCTATTAATTATCTAATGAATCCCATTAATTAGATATTTAATGGATTCTATAGATTAGATATTTAATGGAATCTGTCAATTAGATTTCTAATGGAATCCATTAGTTAGATTAGTAGGTTAAATTCATAGGTAGTTAATAGACCATTAAATAGATAGTTAATAGATTCTATTAAAAGatcaacttttaaattttattattcaggTATCTAATAGACCTTCTAAATGGATTCCATTAAATGGATAGTTAATAGATTCTATTAATTAACCAGTTAATGGATTCCATTCAATTGGTACTTAATGAATTCTATTAATGAGATATTTGATAGATTCTATTAATTAGATATTCAATATTCAATTAGATATTCATTAGATATTCAATGGATTCCATTAAATGGATAATCAATAGATTCTATTAATTACAGTTATTAgattatattgaataaatagttaatgaattttactaaataaataattaatagattCCATTAAATGGATAAGAAGATCAATAGACAccattaattataatgaattatatCCATTGACTAATGAATGGACCATTAAATAGACcgttttaataaattccaTTAAATGGATGGTTAATAGATTCTAATAGATGATTAATGGAATTCATTAATTGGgtagttaataaattctattgaATCAGATATCTAAGAGGCCTTACAAATGGATTCCATTTATTAAAAGGTTAATGGATTCTATTTATTTGACCGTTATCAGAATGCTAATTTAGTGGATAGTTAATAGATTccattaattagtttttttatgaattaaatgaattagtagaccattaaatatataattaatggaTTCCATTAAtcagattattaataatagaatgttaatggattttaataaaaaaacccTATCACAATTTATTAACCTATTAAACTAtgtatacttttattaatttttactaataataaaaaaataataaaaattaacttattaatctattaaattaatagaaatgTTAACAtagtttcaaaaattaatttaaataataaatttttaatatgcgaaaacattcaaaatttaattaatattacattaaatatttttttatacttttattaatgcCATTGGAAATTCaggtttaattaattaatcaattaatcaatagattgttttaataataacaataacaattatcaaaattaatataattaacagtAACATTAACAGTGATTAATTTTCCTTTAAATGAAACTATTGTTAACTTGTTCTATTAATTaaggttaattaaaaatttaattaatttaataaaacaaattaaaacaaaaaataataatttttaatattttattcattttttctacTCATGAAATTGATAGTGTATAATATAAtcataaagataataataatagtaatgattttaataataattaataataatgatgaaaataaaatagaataataataacattggTAACGGTCTTAAGTaattttcctaattatttatttaattaccgtctcttactttttaaaaataattttattatttttttttttttttcggcaaGAAGACGACGTTggaccattttttaaaattaataataataataataataataattaataatgataagaacaaaaatataaatcaaaactgataatgattaataataatattaataataatagtattaataataataatgataataataataataataacatatccaaaatcaataataataataataattataatatttaaaatcggCGGATTGACAAATATATAACATCAACATTAATAACTAATACCCTACACaactaattaatcaataactcAATAACATTTCAATACTACTATCATTtatacaaaaagaaaattaaattccctatatgtacataatataCCTAACAAACCCccactataaaaaaaaaaaaaaaaaaaaaattacattgcaCTGGTATCGAACCCTGTTCTATTGGGTCCGCCGTAAAGTCCTTTTGATTCGGATATAAATAACCGTAATTCGAACGGGATTATCGTCCGGAAGACATTAAATACTATTTCGAGTTTGATTAAGCTCTGTAACCTAACCcctatcaataataataaccacaATGATCATgataacgataaaaaaaaaacatttataccATCAGTCGATAATGCAATTCTCACTTAAATCTTGATAATGCCCAATAAGTCAGTAGGCAGGACTcgtgtattaaataatacgcTTAGGGATCTAGCAGGCTTAGCCATGAAAAAAtcctatatgtatatatatatatatatatgtatatatttatatatatatccatatATATACACGATAAATCTTTGCAACTATATTTAAAACATCACTTTGGAGACATTATTTGGCAAGAAGGCCCTCAGTAGTCCCAGGTCTCGTCGGGCTCGTGCTTAACCTCTTTGGGCGATTCGTTTCCCTCGGGCCTGGGGGAGGGAGGAGGGGAGGCCTGGCCCTGGGACTTGAGACTGGGACTGGGAGTGGGGACGTCTCGCTCAGGCGCATTGGACACAGAGGAGGCTTCGGAGGCAGCATCATCATCGTATCTGTCCGAAACAGGGGTAGGTTCTACCCTGACAGTCTCCTCGGCTTCGCGCTTGACGCCATAATCATCGGTCTTCATAACACAGACACCATTGATGATGACCTCATCCCCAGTCCTGGCAGGTTCCTGCCACTCTGGATTGACCCATTGAGGAGCAGCAGGCTTGCGTCTGCTGGATCTTCCAGCAGGAGCACTGGCTTGTTGATTGAGATCAGGTTCGCGCTTGATGCTTCCACCAGAAGCGTCAGAATCTTCACTGCCTACATTGCTCATGTCGTCTCCATCATCATCCTCGTACTCCGGATTGGGTTCGCGCTTAAGCGATCCCATGGAAAGGTCCAGGCCCGAGCACTGTTCCTTCAAGGCGTTGGTCATCAAGGTAGCCAGGTTCGGGTTGAAGTACGGCGAGTAGGGGATAGGCATGTTGCCGAGTCCTAGCCGCTCTTTCTGGATTTCTAGGAGTCTTTGGTTCAGGAGCAACCGAAACTGGACTGGATCGAAAGGCTGACCAGGTTCACGTGGTGATTGCGGCTCAGGCTGGCCGTGGGGAGTCTGCTGCTTCAACCGCATCCTGTGATTGTGGAACCAGTTGGTGATTGTCCTGGAAGACAGCGCTAGTTCGCTTGCCAGGAACTCGATGGTCGCTACGTTGGGGTACGGATCCAACGCAAAGGCCAGTCTGAGAGCTTCCTTCTGCTCTTCGGAAAACAGAACGCGCTGCTTTTTGGCTGAAGGAGGACCTGGACCTGGAGATGCCGCGTGGTAGAACTCGGCAGTGTCATTACTGCTGGTGTCTGAGCTGTTGTCGTGGCCTGGACCAGAAGAACGTCTTCTTTTGTTGGCCTCGCGCCGCTCGTTCTTCAAAGCCTGGAGTCTGTCGACGTTGTGAGCGTCTGAGAGCCACAGTTGCATTCTGATAAAGGGTTCGCGGCCCTTGATGCTCAGCATGTGCCAGGGTTTGGGTTTGCTCAGCAATTCGCTGACGGATCCTTGGCTTAGACCCAGAACGGCCTCACCGAAGATCTTCTGGCCGATGTTGTTCGCCAACAAGGCCTCTTTGATCTTGGTAGTGATGGTCTGGGTATCCAGGTCCTGGGTCAGCGCGGCCATTTCGTAGACACTCGGGGAGATGTGAGGGTGCAAGCTCCGGAGTGGTGATGTCATTTGATGGGGAGAGTGGAGACCTATTTGCTGCTGTGCTTGCTTCTTTTGGAGCTCCATGGTAAGCTGGACGTGAGGGTGATGTGTCGGAGTCATCATCATCGGTGGAGGTGGTTGAGGTATCTGGGTGGGTGGCGGCCCTAATTGGAGCTCGTGTTGGGCTTGAGCTGCTGCTTGAGCCGCTGCCTGGGCCTTTGCTGCGTTCTGGAGCTGCTCCTGGACCAGCTTCGTTGGTGGCATTGGCTTCATTGGTGTTCCGCAGGCTGTAACATTAAAAGAAAGTTAGATAGCTGTTAGGAGTTTCGGGAGCAAAGGGGGAAAAAAAAGACGACCTGGGCTAAACTTACGAGGCAGGCCGCCGTAGCCTCCGGTCCGCATCAGCTTCTCAGGCGCTATTTTGTACTGGCTAGCAACCAGCTTGTGGACCGCTTGCTCGTCCTCCAGGAACATCTTCATTCTAATGAAAGGCTCGCGGCCTTTCTGGGTCAGCATGTGCCAGGGCTTCGGCCTGGCCAGAAGATCCGAAACTGACCCTTGGCTTAGTCCTAAAACGGACTCGCCAAACAGTCTCTGGGATATGGAATACTGGGACAGCTGCTCTTTGACCTGTAAAACGAACATCAGTTTAGAATGGTGAGTCAACACCAGGAGCAAACACAAACTTACGTATTTCCTTACCCTCTTAACAATATCCTCGGTATTAAGATTATTGTAAAGATCAAACTGCTGCTGGGTGATTGGAGGAAGAACCGCCTTGAGTGGCCGCTGGTTCGCTGAGTGGTGGGTCTGGGTGGACGGTTGGCTGATCAAGCTGTTGGTAATCGAGGCCATGCGTTGAAGAGGACTTGCAGCTGCTGTACCAGCAAATTCCTCACTGGGTGTCATCGCTGGAGGGAGAATAGAGTTGCCTAGAGGTGAGCTAGCACTGGAACCACCAGGAGTTGACTGGGTACCAGGTTCCTGCTTGGGCCTCACTAAGCTAAACGCGCTTCCAGCGTGACGCATAGCTTCTTCCATCTTCTCCTTGTCCTCCTCAGAGACTCCGTTCATCAGCTTGCCTCTGGCGTCGACCTTACCCAGACTAAGGTCCTGGACTCCTGCTCCGTTAGCAGACAAGTGGTTCTGATGCAGCGCTTGTTGGTGCAACGCCAAAAGGCCTGGAAGGGACGGCAGGCCTGGAATTCCTGTCAGAGCAGGATTCTGACCAGGAGCGTTTAATTTCTGGAGCTCCCGGTGGTAAGCGTCTAGAGCCATTCTGATATCGTCCTGGCTCCGCTCCATCCCAAGATTCTGGGCGCTGAAAAAGTGAGAGAACATCGCACTATTAATCGCGTTACAGCTGTCCTCATTGAAGGTTAACCTTAGCAGAGCTTCAAGACAAGAtggagttttttaatttttagatatctTACCTTGGTGGGAAATCTCGCGGCCGGATGTCGTCTACTCGTCGGCCCATCAACTTAGCAAGTTCTTCTTGGTAAATCCTCACGACCTTTTCTTGGGGAATGTCATCGTTCTCGTACTTCTTGATCCTCCGGTTTTGGGAGTCATACCTGTCCTTGCCAAACGGACTTGGACACCCCAGTCGGCTTGGACTCTTGCTATCAGCGTCATTGGAGGTCTCAGGCTCTCGAGAGAGTTGTTGCAAATGCTGACTGGATTCATTGAACATGTGAGCGATCCTGTCGTCGCTGATGTCTGGACCTTCTGTTGTCGCTCGAGCAAACGGTGGGATGCCTTGCTCTTTGCCTGAAACATAATCTGTAAGTAAGGCACGACTTAAGGCGGTgttataagtttttttttttggcaactATCCTAAGTGATGAGTGACTTGGTTCGTCTTAAACAGCTAGATTTGCCCGGGTGTCGTAAATTGTGAAAGTTTGTTAATTATCAGTGATTTATGACGCCTAAAGAGTAAGTTGACTCAATACGGAAGGAGGGGAGCTACTAAAGAGGTGTCATCAGTCATTCAAAGTCTTCATCGAATCAAATATCAAAACCTGGTATTGACCTATGAGCTAATTACTTTCGAAtcagaaataaaatgaaatcttACGAGAACAATTgggtataaaatataaaatttctctGACAAATTAGTCCAAGTCACTAATACAGTTGAGTTAATTAGCTAAGAGATTTTATCGAGGTTTTACGACttgaggttttttttttctaagacgTTATTGTGTTTGTAAATGTTATTGTGCTGAATGATTGAAACGAGTTAGACGAAAACGAACAGAagttgatgatgataatgatgatgatgatgatgatgatgatgtgcGCAACAATGCGCGGCGAACCGACTCTACTCGCACGGATACTATACACTAGTCTTGTATTACTGTATTTACGTCCCGATAGACAATCTCTTTAAGCTTGCTAACAATTgtatttctcaataaataattcttattattcactcaacataaatatatatatatatatatatatatatatatatatttatatatatagaatattCTCACGGTAACAATTTGTCGTTTTGTAATAATCTTTTCTTTTACTTTCTCACCTCTTTTGgactagaaaaaaatatatttcgtTACTTAGTTTCACAAtagtgaattatttaatttttactagctagattttgagaaattttattgataagagAGATATATTCTGAGGATTACTTTCAAGCTATTGTtcagattaatttaaaagtccATAAAATTCTTGAGATTGATGAGCAGAGCTGACTATTGAccagaaaaacaaaatttattgatttggTCAAAAAATATAGaggttcaaaaattaaaaaaaaatgtttttttggaaattaaggatgaatttatttttaaattaatttttttgacccaTATCTTAATtgtgcttaaaaaactgcgtcgaatggcGCCAAGAACGAAGAAATCGGCTGGTTAGGTCAAAATATAtgatgattcaaaattttccaaaaaagcgtGTTCTaggaataacttttgaaccatcGGTTcgattgatttaaatttactgtcagtttttgaaattgcaaAACTGCGCTGATTGCTTCAATCCGGACCAAAATCGGCCgatttggtaaaaaaatatggaggtccaaaaattttgaaaagagtgtttttttggaaactaagcttgaatttttgaaaaagttgatttttcaaaactgGGCTCTGATTAGGCTCAAAAAATCGCGTCGATTGCCGGAAACCGGACGAAAATCGGCCTATTCGTTCTCAAGATATCgaagttcaaaattttgaaaaagctAGATGATcttaaaatcgatttttgtaaaaaaaatataagtaaaaaGTGATTGtgagtaatttaattaatcgtcTAGGCGTTGCCTATCAAAGGAAAcaaaactattaataaaaataatttataaaaaaaatagaaagccGTTCAATCGCGATAAAGGGGCTCGTTAGCGCGCAAACAAACCACAAACGATAAAAAGAAACCGAGCAGAGTAAAaaagtaacaataataataaaaataaataaaaaaaaagaaatgattCGATATTGTGATTTATATATTCGAGTCTTTGTCTCATTGTCTTATGCTCGGTTAcacatttaaaagttattttattttgttatttttaattcgagtgttgtattaatatttcaattattgcTTTCAAGGGTTTAAAGACAAAAGTTATTGAGATTTGTCACTCGAGGATAATAGAAAACCACGAGCGGCTGCCTCTTATTCCCAATTCAGTGGCTCCTTGACTTCTCAGGGACTTCTTGAACTTGCGGTACTTGGTAAACTTTGGGGTTAAAATCACTCAAAATCGATTGCCCAATCAgttaaataatacttttaattataGGCTATCTtttccctttttttttattttaataaatgacgCGAAAAATTATCAGTTTGCCCAACGGAAACCGACAATCCATTGACGCACGACGATATGTACTCATTAGCTGTCCGGACTAATATTCGCTTCATATTTAACCATTCCACCGGATATCAACAAGGACACCATTGTATTAAAGAATGTTGATTAATCGTCGAAAAATATGGGTTgcgtaaatatttttagtttaaacaATCATTCTTTAGTCATTAGACACCCAAAGTCGTAATTTGCTCTTAAATCTCAGAATTGGTCAGTCCTAGGACAAAATTTATAAGGACTAAAGTTGTAGAGCGGGAAAAATCCTAACAATTCTACCCTTTAAGTGATTTTTATTCCAATTAGAACCCAAATTAtgaccttttaaaattttaggagcaaaaaatgatgatgatgatgatgatgatggtctAACTAAATCATGGATTATCTTAGGAACGGTTGGTCCTAGGACAAAATTTATGCGGACTAAACTTGTAGAGGGGGAAAATCCTAACTACTAAACCtcttaattgatttttattctgattAGAATCCAAGTTAtgaccttttaaaatttaaaacctGCATCAGGAGCaaaaaatgatgatgatggtgatgatAAACTGAATTGTGGATTATTTTAGGAACCGTTGGTCCTAGGACAAAATTTGAGGACTTAAGTTGTAGAGCGGAAAAAAAACATACCTAAAAAATCCTAAAAGTTAAATTTCCgtcgattaaaataaaagttaattaaaaaagtgtaaaGTCTGTCAGTAGCAATAAGTATTGTCACataaaatcgatttattcAGGCAAATATGATTCTGTAATACGTCCTTGGAATAGTAGGGAATAGTAAACCCTAATTTAAATGGTGAGAGGGTAAGAATATATCGAGAGATAGAAATAGAAACCCTCAAACCCGTCAAACCCTCAACTACGTTCATCTCTTCCTCACACCCTTCAGCCTATTCCCAGGAGCTATTAGTCTAAACAATATGGCTGCCAAAAGCAGAACAATCAATAGCGACCAGGTACCCAACTGGTTTCGTATTAATTAATCTCATctacaattatatttataattacaaatcTTATGTATCAGATTAGATGATGAGCAAGTGCTAGTCATTGGCAAAGGTTGGATTAGTAAGcgtgttaattttattattatctaaatgATTGATGATCAAGATCAGGAACATGCTGCCCAATGTCCAATAATAGTGCTCCCATCCCGTAGCAGCTCCAAGCTAGGCTAACACACACCAGAATCCAACCACTGCCAAGGACTTGGTTCAGGATAAAGGTAAGGTAACAAATAACCACTCACCTTTTTTGGGTATCAAGGACTTGAGAAGCAGCACGGCGTTTTCATCACAGGCCCATCCGTGCATTTTTCTGTACGAATCTCTGCCCTTTTCCGTCAGCTTGTCCCAGGGTTTGGGTTTGCTTAGCAGCTCACTGACGGT contains the following coding sequences:
- the LOC123271151 gene encoding homeobox protein cut-like isoform X7, encoding MQASAAEANTLDLQAMQSMDWLFKKERIFLLAQFWQQRATLAEKELSALKEKYAASDNSKTEGQLPQNALTSTEHNSTESNPRRSPSNLDQELQAKDKEINQLVEEVTRLQQNLQRLQETTAAATARLEEELESRRQHINRLEAKLERQRDYDDLKREISVLRSVDLSQIPTGEPGKSLEHLLMERNKALQQAESLKSSTPDTVGGLASPLHRASTASPHIGGVGISVGGGRSSTPAHPSASRLTPTPTGAQNLLFPPPLQNVETFGSFLGEEIVANWRRSLERSIMSQQSSTGQSVAVQSLSIQQNSATGAIVTSQVNAAIQSSNHPSPSTDPVSASTTSVTNPPPAKSITPISSCVDASEKAPTPIPGHETPAPPTPTSTGALTSPSAAPTSQEAPNPVSFSVNGSIIGPKSPDECHNNNNSHHLTNNNIGLSVLDSLKSPFRFDDRNHPFRFGDEFGAAGMAGRLGESLIPKGDPMEARLQEMLRYNMDKYASQNLDTLHIARRVRELLSIHNIGQRLFAKYVLGLSQGTVSELLSKPKPWDKLTEKGRDSYRKMHGWACDENAVLLLKSLIPKKDYVSGKEQGIPPFARATTEGPDISDDRIAHMFNESSQHLQQLSREPETSNDADSKSPSRLGCPSPFGKDRYDSQNRRIKKYENDDIPQEKVVRIYQEELAKLMGRRVDDIRPRDFPPSAQNLGMERSQDDIRMALDAYHRELQKLNAPGQNPALTGIPGLPSLPGLLALHQQALHQNHLSANGAGVQDLSLGKVDARGKLMNGVSEEDKEKMEEAMRHAGSAFSLVRPKQEPGTQSTPGGSSASSPLGNSILPPAMTPSEEFAGTAAASPLQRMASITNSLISQPSTQTHHSANQRPLKAVLPPITQQQFDLYNNLNTEDIVKRVKEQLSQYSISQRLFGESVLGLSQGSVSDLLARPKPWHMLTQKGREPFIRMKMFLEDEQAVHKLVASQYKIAPEKLMRTGGYGGLPPCGTPMKPMPPTKLVQEQLQNAAKAQAAAQAAAQAQHELQLGPPPTQIPQPPPPMMMTPTHHPHVQLTMELQKKQAQQQIGLHSPHQMTSPLRSLHPHISPSVYEMAALTQDLDTQTITTKIKEALLANNIGQKIFGEAVLGLSQGSVSELLSKPKPWHMLSIKGREPFIRMQLWLSDAHNVDRLQALKNERREANKRRRSSGPGHDNSSDTSSNDTAEFYHAASPGPGPPSAKKQRVLFSEEQKEALRLAFALDPYPNVATIEFLASELALSSRTITNWFHNHRMRLKQQTPHGQPEPQSPREPGQPFDPVQFRLLLNQRLLEIQKERLGLGNMPIPYSPYFNPNLATLMTNALKEQCSGLDLSMGSLKREPNPEYEDDDGDDMSNVGSEDSDASGGSIKREPDLNQQASAPAGRSSRRKPAAPQWVNPEWQEPARTGDEVIINGVCVMKTDDYGVKREAEETVRVEPTPVSDRYDDDAASEASSVSNAPERDVPTPSPSLKSQGQASPPPSPRPEGNESPKEVKHEPDETWDY
- the LOC123271151 gene encoding homeobox protein cut-like isoform X6 — encoded protein: MQASAAEANTLDLQAMQSMDWLFKKERIFLLAQFWQQRATLAEKELSALKEKYAASDNSKTEGQLPQNALTSTEHNSTESNPRRSPSNLDQELQAKDKEINQLVEEVTRLQQNLQRLQETTAAATARLEEELESRRQHINRLEAKLERQRDYDDLKREISVLRSVDLSQIPTGEPGKSLEHLLMERNKALQQAESLKSSTPDTVGGLASPLHRASTASPHIGGVGISVGGGRSSTPAHPSASRLTPTPTGAQNLLFPPPLQNVETFGSFLGEEIVANWRRSLERSIMSQQSSTGQSVAVQSLSIQQNSATGAIVTSQVNAAIQSSNHPSPSTDPVSASTTSVTNPPPAKSITPISSCVDASEKAPTPIPGHETPAPPTPTSTGALTSPSAAPTSQEAPNPVSFSVNGSIIGPKSPDECHNNNNSHHLTNNNIGLSVLDSLKSPFRFDDRNHPFRFGDEFGAAGMAGRLGESLIPKGDPMEARLQEMLRYNMDKYASQNLDTLHIARRVRELLSIHNIGQRLFAKYVLGLSQGTVSELLSKPKPWDKLTEKGRDSYRKMHGWACDENAVLLLKSLIPKKDYVSGKEQGIPPFARATTEGPDISDDRIAHMFNESSQHLQQLSREPETSNDADSKSPSRLGCPSPFGKDRYDSQNRRIKKYENDDIPQEKVVRIYQEELAKLMGRRVDDIRPRDFPPSAMFSHFFSAQNLGMERSQDDIRMALDAYHRELQKLNAPGQNPALTGIPGLPSLPGLLALHQQALHQNHLSANGAGVQDLSLGKVDARGKLMNGVSEEDKEKMEEAMRHAGSAFSLVRPKQEPGTQSTPGGSSASSPLGNSILPPAMTPSEEFAGTAAASPLQRMASITNSLISQPSTQTHHSANQRPLKAVLPPITQQQFDLYNNLNTEDIVKRVKEQLSQYSISQRLFGESVLGLSQGSVSDLLARPKPWHMLTQKGREPFIRMKMFLEDEQAVHKLVASQYKIAPEKLMRTGGYGGLPPCGTPMKPMPPTKLVQEQLQNAAKAQAAAQAAAQAQHELQLGPPPTQIPQPPPPMMMTPTHHPHVQLTMELQKKQAQQQIGLHSPHQMTSPLRSLHPHISPSVYEMAALTQDLDTQTITTKIKEALLANNIGQKIFGEAVLGLSQGSVSELLSKPKPWHMLSIKGREPFIRMQLWLSDAHNVDRLQALKNERREANKRRRSSGPGHDNSSDTSSNDTAEFYHAASPGPGPPSAKKQRVLFSEEQKEALRLAFALDPYPNVATIEFLASELALSSRTITNWFHNHRMRLKQQTPHGQPEPQSPREPGQPFDPVQFRLLLNQRLLEIQKERLGLGNMPIPYSPYFNPNLATLMTNALKEQCSGLDLSMGSLKREPNPEYEDDDGDDMSNVGSEDSDASGGSIKREPDLNQQASAPAGRSSRRKPAAPQWVNPEWQEPARTGDEVIINGVCVMKTDDYGVKREAEETVRVEPTPVSDRYDDDAASEASSVSNAPERDVPTPSPSLKSQGQASPPPSPRPEGNESPKEVKHEPDETWDY